In the genome of Gordonia rubripertincta, one region contains:
- a CDS encoding FAD-dependent oxidoreductase: protein MSDNSRPLRVAIVGAGPAGIYAADALMKSDTAKDRGVSIDLYERMPAPFGLIRYGVAPDHPRIKGIITALHKVLDKPQVRLLGNVDYGTDITLDELKSHYDAIIFSTGATDDRVLDIPGIDLEGSYGAAQFVAWYDGHPDFPRTWPLEQEKVAVIGVGNVALDVARVLAKTGDELLPTEIPANVYEGLKANKAIEVHVFGRRGPAQAKFTPLELKELDHSPNIEVIVNPEDIDYDEGSTVARRGSKITDQVATIIENYAIREPKQGAIHKLFLHFFESPTEILGEDGKVVGLRTERTQLDGTGNVKPTGKITDWEVGAVYRAVGYLSDNLPGIPFDSQAGVIPNEAGRVFDEGEQLTGVYTTGWVKRGPVGLIGHTKGDANETVDCILKDMEAEKLLEPATPGEDAIIELLESKNIPFTTWDGWYRLDEHERALGAAEGRERVKVVEREDMLAASEPHKVARPSA from the coding sequence ATGAGCGACAACAGCCGCCCGCTTCGGGTTGCGATCGTCGGTGCCGGTCCCGCCGGGATCTACGCCGCCGACGCGTTGATGAAGTCCGACACCGCGAAGGATCGCGGCGTCAGCATCGACCTCTACGAGCGTATGCCGGCTCCGTTCGGTCTGATCCGTTACGGCGTCGCGCCTGATCACCCGCGCATCAAGGGCATCATCACCGCGCTGCACAAAGTCCTCGACAAGCCGCAGGTCCGCCTGCTCGGCAACGTCGACTACGGCACCGACATCACCCTCGACGAGCTGAAGTCGCACTACGACGCGATCATCTTCTCCACCGGCGCCACCGACGACCGCGTACTGGACATCCCCGGCATCGACCTCGAGGGCAGCTACGGCGCCGCACAATTCGTCGCCTGGTACGACGGCCACCCCGACTTCCCCCGCACCTGGCCGCTGGAACAGGAGAAGGTCGCCGTCATCGGCGTCGGAAACGTCGCCCTCGACGTGGCGCGCGTTCTCGCAAAGACCGGCGACGAGCTGCTGCCCACCGAGATCCCGGCCAACGTCTACGAGGGTCTCAAGGCCAACAAGGCCATCGAGGTGCACGTCTTCGGTCGCCGCGGACCGGCGCAGGCCAAGTTCACCCCGCTCGAGCTCAAGGAGCTCGACCACTCGCCGAACATCGAGGTCATCGTCAACCCCGAGGACATCGACTACGACGAGGGTTCGACCGTCGCCCGCCGCGGCTCGAAGATCACCGACCAGGTCGCGACGATCATCGAGAACTACGCGATCCGCGAGCCCAAGCAGGGTGCGATCCACAAGCTCTTCCTGCACTTCTTCGAGAGCCCCACCGAGATCCTCGGCGAGGACGGCAAGGTCGTCGGCCTGCGCACCGAGCGCACCCAGCTCGACGGCACCGGCAACGTCAAGCCCACCGGCAAGATCACCGACTGGGAGGTCGGAGCGGTCTACCGTGCGGTCGGCTACCTCTCGGACAACCTGCCCGGCATCCCCTTCGACTCGCAGGCGGGGGTCATCCCCAACGAGGCCGGACGCGTGTTCGACGAGGGTGAGCAGCTCACCGGCGTCTACACCACCGGTTGGGTCAAGCGCGGTCCGGTCGGCCTCATCGGCCACACCAAGGGCGACGCCAACGAGACGGTCGACTGCATCCTCAAGGACATGGAAGCCGAGAAGCTGCTCGAGCCCGCCACCCCGGGCGAGGACGCGATCATCGAGCTGCTCGAGTCCAAGAACATCCCGTTCACCACGTGGGACGGCTGGTACCGCCTCGACGAACACGAACGCGCGCTCGGCGCCGCCGAGGGCCGCGAACGCGTGAAGGTCGTCGAGCGTGAGGACATGCTCGCCGCGTCGGAACCCCACAAGGTGGCGCGTCCGTCGGCCTGA
- a CDS encoding FecCD family ABC transporter permease yields the protein MRRPLRVLGIPVLVAVLVGLVVASVLFGTRPVPLDEVWTSFATGISEIWAALLDLRMPEISKDTDVDGIVWDLRVPRTLLGLFAGLAVGAAGAITQGHTRNPIADPGILGVNAGAACAVVAGIYLVGITSPVAFMFFGLLGAIIAATVVFGLSALSGSSPLTLVLAGTGLTAMLTAITSSIVLVDTNSLDQWRFWSVGSTAGRGIDVFWASLPFIGVGLVFALASGFFLNVLSLGDDMTKALGSRVVLIRALGILTITLLIGAATAACGPIVFLGLVVPHIARALVGADYRWIIPYSALLGGMLLVGCDILGRVVARPGEVQVGVMLALVGAPFLIFMVRRQRLATV from the coding sequence GTGCGCCGCCCCCTCCGTGTTCTCGGCATCCCCGTGCTGGTTGCGGTTCTGGTGGGGCTGGTCGTCGCCTCCGTGCTCTTCGGCACCCGCCCCGTCCCGCTGGACGAGGTCTGGACGAGTTTCGCGACGGGGATCTCGGAGATCTGGGCGGCCCTCCTCGACCTTCGGATGCCGGAGATCAGCAAGGACACCGACGTCGACGGCATCGTCTGGGACCTTCGCGTCCCCCGGACCCTCCTCGGTCTGTTCGCCGGCCTGGCCGTCGGCGCCGCCGGTGCCATCACCCAGGGACACACGCGCAATCCCATCGCCGATCCCGGGATTCTCGGCGTCAACGCCGGAGCCGCATGCGCCGTGGTGGCCGGTATCTACCTGGTCGGGATCACCAGCCCCGTCGCGTTCATGTTCTTCGGACTGCTCGGCGCGATCATCGCCGCGACCGTCGTCTTCGGGCTGTCGGCACTGAGCGGCTCGAGTCCGCTGACCCTGGTGCTGGCCGGCACCGGCCTCACAGCGATGCTCACCGCCATCACGTCGTCGATCGTGCTCGTGGACACCAACTCTCTCGACCAGTGGCGGTTCTGGAGCGTCGGCTCGACGGCCGGCCGCGGCATCGATGTGTTCTGGGCGAGTCTGCCGTTCATCGGAGTCGGACTGGTGTTCGCGCTGGCGAGCGGCTTCTTCCTGAACGTCCTCAGCCTCGGCGACGACATGACCAAGGCGCTGGGCTCGCGGGTGGTTCTGATTCGCGCACTGGGCATTCTGACGATCACCCTGCTCATCGGCGCCGCCACCGCGGCCTGTGGCCCCATCGTGTTCCTCGGACTCGTCGTGCCGCACATCGCGCGTGCGCTCGTCGGTGCCGACTACCGCTGGATCATCCCGTATTCGGCGCTGCTCGGCGGGATGCTCCTCGTCGGCTGCGACATCCTCGGCCGCGTCGTCGCGCGCCCGGGTGAGGTCCAGGTAGGCGTCATGCTGGCCCTGGTCGGCGCTCCGTTCCTGATTTTCATGGTCCGTCGGCAGAGGTTGGCAACCGTATGA
- a CDS encoding FecCD family ABC transporter permease, whose amino-acid sequence MNSSDVKTPGPAAGEPGARTRSIAPHPGGYRLAIEPVSFVVRPRMLIVALVSAVLAVVLFLTSVGVSDFPLTPIDVARILLGGGTRIENVVVFDVALPRALVGLLVGIGLGCSGSLTQLISQNPLATPDILGITAGASAAAVAAIAFSNTSWGSWFGDLGVPASAMIGALLTAALMYVLAWPGRKANSGINPFRLVLIGVGMTWMLQALTNFLLTRADIRDVGRAQVWLVGSVANVGWSNVWPVVGGVVVGVVVIVVFSRQIGMLSLGPDLARGLGVRTGAVSTTLLLTAVLVSALCVSAAGPIAFVALLAPQIALRLARTAVPTPLLSGLVGASLVLGGDLLCRTVLPGGLPVGIVTAAIGGPFLIYLMIAMSRKATV is encoded by the coding sequence ATGAACTCCTCCGACGTGAAGACGCCCGGTCCCGCTGCTGGTGAGCCCGGGGCACGAACGCGCAGCATCGCCCCGCATCCCGGGGGCTACCGCCTCGCGATCGAACCGGTGTCGTTCGTCGTGCGTCCGCGCATGCTGATCGTCGCGCTCGTCTCGGCGGTACTCGCGGTGGTGCTGTTCCTGACCAGTGTCGGCGTCAGCGACTTCCCGCTCACCCCGATCGACGTCGCACGAATCCTGCTGGGCGGCGGCACCCGCATCGAGAACGTCGTCGTCTTCGACGTCGCGCTCCCCCGGGCCCTCGTCGGCCTGCTGGTGGGCATCGGGCTCGGATGCTCCGGCTCCCTCACCCAGCTGATCTCCCAGAACCCCCTCGCCACCCCCGACATCCTCGGCATCACGGCCGGAGCCAGCGCGGCGGCGGTCGCAGCCATCGCCTTCTCCAACACGAGTTGGGGCAGCTGGTTCGGCGACCTCGGCGTGCCGGCGTCGGCGATGATCGGCGCGCTGCTGACCGCGGCGCTCATGTACGTGCTCGCCTGGCCCGGCCGCAAGGCCAACAGCGGCATCAACCCGTTCCGGCTCGTGCTGATCGGCGTCGGCATGACCTGGATGCTGCAGGCGCTGACCAACTTCCTGTTGACCCGCGCCGACATCCGCGACGTGGGGCGCGCCCAGGTGTGGCTGGTCGGCTCGGTCGCCAACGTCGGCTGGTCCAATGTGTGGCCGGTGGTCGGCGGGGTCGTCGTCGGGGTCGTGGTGATCGTCGTGTTCTCGCGGCAGATCGGAATGCTCAGCCTCGGACCGGATCTCGCACGCGGACTCGGCGTCCGGACCGGTGCGGTGTCCACGACGCTGTTACTGACCGCGGTCCTGGTCAGTGCGCTGTGCGTGTCCGCCGCCGGACCGATCGCCTTCGTCGCCTTGCTCGCCCCGCAGATCGCACTGCGGCTGGCCCGCACCGCGGTGCCGACGCCGTTGTTGTCCGGCCTGGTCGGTGCGTCGCTGGTGCTCGGCGGAGATCTGTTGTGCCGCACGGTGCTGCCCGGCGGTCTACCCGTCGGCATCGTCACCGCCGCGATCGGCGGACCGTTCCTCATCTACCTGATGATCGCGATGTCCCGGAAGGCGACCGTATGA
- a CDS encoding ABC transporter ATP-binding protein: MTISPPENAPRATSRLRGSGLTVGYDQRVVIDSLDIDIPDGRVTTIIGSNGCGKSTLLRCLARLLPPKAGTVFLDGEDIAHVRPKQIARTLAILPQNPVAPEGLTVADLVGRGRHPHQRWYQQATAADEAAVAEAMEMTDTLELADRTLDALSGGQRQRVWIALTLAQGTDLILLDEPTTYLDLAHSIDVLDLVRRLRDDHGKTVVMVLHDLNLAARYSDSLVVMKNGAIVTTGAPADVIDAEMLDEAFGLRAHVMTDPISGGPLIVPLGAHTRAF, from the coding sequence ATGACCATCTCCCCTCCCGAGAACGCCCCGCGCGCGACGTCCCGGCTCCGCGGCAGCGGACTCACCGTCGGCTACGACCAGCGGGTGGTGATCGACAGCCTCGACATCGACATCCCCGACGGCCGGGTCACGACGATCATCGGCTCGAACGGCTGCGGCAAGTCGACGCTGCTCCGATGTCTCGCCCGGTTGCTGCCGCCCAAGGCAGGCACGGTCTTCCTCGACGGCGAGGACATCGCACATGTGCGGCCCAAGCAGATCGCCCGGACCCTGGCGATCCTGCCCCAGAACCCGGTCGCGCCCGAGGGTTTGACCGTCGCCGACCTCGTCGGCCGGGGCCGGCATCCTCATCAGCGGTGGTACCAGCAGGCGACCGCCGCCGACGAGGCCGCGGTCGCCGAGGCGATGGAGATGACCGACACCCTCGAACTCGCCGACCGAACCCTCGACGCGCTCTCCGGCGGTCAGCGCCAGCGGGTCTGGATCGCACTCACGCTCGCGCAGGGCACCGACCTCATCCTGCTCGACGAGCCGACCACCTACCTCGACCTCGCCCACTCGATCGACGTCCTCGACCTCGTCCGACGCCTACGCGACGACCACGGCAAGACCGTGGTGATGGTTCTGCACGACCTCAATCTCGCGGCGCGCTACAGCGATTCACTGGTGGTCATGAAGAACGGTGCCATCGTCACCACGGGCGCCCCGGCCGACGTCATCGACGCCGAGATGCTCGACGAGGCCTTCGGCCTGCGGGCACATGTGATGACGGACCCGATCTCGGGCGGACCGCTGATCGTGCCGCTCGGCGCACACACGCGCGCCTTCTAG
- a CDS encoding ClC family H(+)/Cl(-) exchange transporter: MTSPTMDNQGLVRLCLLAVLAGCVTGVLGGAFRWCLDHLNRWRFDMLDWADGLGVPGWFIPVAVTAAGAAFGALVSHLVPTAAGSGIQHVEAVERGEAEPAPLRVIPARFFGGLAAIGSGLVLGREGPTVHMGAAVGSETGRRAGLDEYDVRVMQTSLSGAGLAVAFTAPVGGALFALEEVTHSFRLRVVVPTILAVAAAVACGHVILGDRPDFLVGAVAPPSITLLPVFVVFGLLSGLIGIAYGRAVLAAISAVRGITRVPQIAKAAIIGAVVGGLMAIDTDAAGGGDNLAQQIFDGSVVLPVVAALFIVRFVAGPLSYAAGTPGGLFAPMLALGALWGVLFSAGLSAVLPQSDSTLRDALVLAGMAALFGAVVRAPLTGMVVVMEMSATTTVAVPMLAATAAAVLVAHLSGTPPVYDSLRENMLADDGARERDSGA, encoded by the coding sequence GTGACCTCGCCGACGATGGACAACCAGGGTCTGGTGCGGTTGTGCCTGCTCGCCGTCCTCGCCGGTTGCGTGACCGGCGTCCTCGGCGGGGCTTTCCGGTGGTGTCTCGACCATCTGAACCGGTGGCGGTTCGACATGCTGGACTGGGCCGACGGACTCGGCGTCCCGGGGTGGTTCATCCCGGTCGCGGTGACCGCCGCGGGTGCGGCATTCGGTGCGCTCGTCTCTCACCTGGTGCCGACCGCGGCGGGTAGCGGCATCCAGCACGTGGAGGCCGTCGAACGCGGTGAGGCGGAGCCGGCGCCGCTGCGCGTGATCCCCGCGCGATTCTTCGGTGGGCTGGCCGCGATCGGTTCGGGTCTCGTCCTCGGACGGGAGGGACCGACCGTGCACATGGGTGCCGCCGTCGGTTCCGAGACCGGGCGCCGTGCCGGACTCGACGAATACGACGTCCGCGTCATGCAGACCTCGCTCAGCGGGGCCGGCCTCGCCGTAGCCTTCACCGCGCCGGTGGGTGGCGCGCTCTTCGCGCTCGAGGAGGTGACCCACTCCTTCCGGCTCCGGGTGGTGGTACCGACCATCCTCGCCGTGGCCGCGGCGGTGGCCTGCGGCCACGTGATCCTCGGGGACCGGCCCGACTTTCTCGTCGGCGCGGTGGCCCCGCCCTCGATCACCCTGCTGCCGGTGTTCGTGGTCTTCGGTCTCCTCAGCGGCCTCATCGGGATCGCCTACGGGCGAGCGGTTCTCGCGGCGATCAGCGCGGTTCGCGGAATCACGCGCGTCCCGCAGATCGCGAAGGCCGCGATCATCGGCGCGGTCGTCGGCGGCCTGATGGCCATCGACACCGATGCGGCCGGTGGCGGAGACAATCTGGCGCAACAGATCTTCGACGGCTCGGTGGTCCTGCCGGTGGTCGCCGCACTGTTCATCGTGCGGTTCGTCGCCGGACCGCTGTCCTACGCCGCGGGCACACCGGGCGGTCTGTTCGCGCCGATGCTCGCGCTCGGTGCGCTGTGGGGTGTGTTGTTCTCCGCGGGCCTCTCAGCGGTTCTCCCGCAATCGGATTCGACGCTGCGCGATGCCCTGGTGCTCGCGGGCATGGCCGCGCTGTTCGGTGCAGTGGTGCGGGCGCCGCTCACCGGCATGGTCGTGGTGATGGAGATGAGTGCGACGACGACCGTGGCGGTCCCCATGCTCGCCGCGACCGCGGCGGCGGTGCTCGTCGCCCATCTCTCCGGGACCCCGCCGGTCTACGACTCGCTGCGGGAGAACATGCTCGCCGACGACGGCGCCCGCGAACGGGATTCAGGCGCCTAG
- a CDS encoding LLM class flavin-dependent oxidoreductase, with protein MAPVRIGMTMPVMEPDLDAETLHSWATTIDDGPFSSLCWGERIAFDNPECLTFLGAAAAWTRRVSLVMTVVVPQLHDPVMLAKALATGDMLSEGRLTVALGVGGRLEDYRAVGADPSTQTMRQLTERAATMKRVWAGEKLTESVLPVGPPPHRKGGPSLHVGTTGPKTIRSAVDWADGIAGVTLDLDASKQNELFDVARSAWAEAGRPAPHLATSFWFAIGEGDAPRTQVTRHLHHYMNWIPSEFVDAIAPTTGWSGTETELGEVLRRFADIGTDEVQLIPTSSDPDQLRRAADVAAAFA; from the coding sequence ATGGCGCCTGTGCGCATCGGGATGACGATGCCCGTGATGGAGCCGGACCTCGACGCAGAGACCCTCCACTCATGGGCCACCACCATTGACGACGGCCCGTTCAGCTCCCTGTGCTGGGGTGAGCGGATAGCGTTCGACAACCCCGAATGCCTGACATTCCTCGGTGCAGCAGCCGCGTGGACCCGGCGCGTGTCCCTGGTGATGACCGTCGTCGTGCCGCAGCTGCACGACCCGGTCATGCTCGCGAAGGCGCTGGCCACCGGCGACATGCTGTCGGAGGGGCGACTCACGGTGGCGCTCGGGGTCGGCGGCCGACTCGAGGACTACCGGGCCGTCGGCGCGGACCCGTCCACCCAGACCATGCGGCAACTCACCGAGCGCGCCGCGACGATGAAACGGGTCTGGGCCGGCGAGAAACTGACCGAGTCGGTGCTGCCCGTCGGGCCACCGCCGCATCGCAAGGGCGGTCCGTCGCTGCACGTCGGCACCACCGGTCCCAAGACCATCCGCAGCGCCGTCGACTGGGCCGACGGCATCGCCGGTGTCACCCTCGACCTCGACGCGTCGAAGCAGAACGAACTGTTCGACGTCGCGCGATCGGCGTGGGCCGAAGCCGGGCGTCCCGCACCGCATCTCGCGACGTCGTTCTGGTTCGCCATCGGCGAGGGCGATGCGCCGCGGACGCAGGTGACCCGGCATCTGCACCACTACATGAACTGGATTCCGTCGGAGTTCGTCGACGCCATCGCGCCCACGACGGGGTGGTCGGGGACCGAGACCGAGTTGGGGGAGGTGCTGCGTCGCTTCGCCGACATCGGCACCGACGAGGTGCAGCTCATCCCGACGAGCTCGGACCCCGACCAGCTCCGACGCGCCGCCGATGTGGCCGCGGCCTTCGCCTGA
- a CDS encoding DUF456 domain-containing protein → MPLWGELLVAAVIFVGLIGIVVPILPGTLLIAGALLVWAIVVGGWAWSVFAAAMLALVVGEVIKYLVAGKSLRTDGIPNRTVVVGGLVGIVGFFVVPVIGLLLGFVVGAVAAELVRTQSLELAWRGAVAALKAAAKTIGIELLFALVATSIWTGGAFVW, encoded by the coding sequence GTGCCGCTCTGGGGTGAGCTGCTGGTCGCGGCCGTCATCTTCGTCGGCCTGATCGGGATCGTCGTCCCGATTCTGCCGGGAACGCTGCTGATCGCCGGCGCGCTCCTCGTCTGGGCGATCGTCGTGGGCGGGTGGGCCTGGTCGGTGTTCGCCGCCGCCATGCTCGCGCTCGTGGTCGGCGAGGTCATCAAGTACCTCGTCGCCGGAAAATCGTTGCGCACGGACGGGATTCCGAACCGGACCGTCGTGGTCGGTGGACTCGTCGGGATCGTCGGCTTCTTCGTCGTGCCGGTGATCGGTCTGCTGCTCGGCTTCGTCGTGGGTGCGGTGGCCGCCGAACTCGTGCGAACCCAGAGTCTCGAGCTGGCGTGGCGCGGTGCGGTGGCCGCTCTCAAAGCCGCGGCCAAGACGATCGGCATCGAACTGCTCTTCGCGCTCGTCGCCACCAGTATCTGGACGGGCGGCGCCTTCGTCTGGTGA
- the purT gene encoding formate-dependent phosphoribosylglycinamide formyltransferase: MTSNSESATSADQPAPTIGPPDVIGTPLSPTATKVMVLGAGELGKEVVIAFQRLGVEVVAVDRYANAPGQQVAHHAEVIDMTDPEALLAVIDKHRPAYVVPEIEAIATEALVDVAERGIAEVIPTASAVVATMNREGIRRLADEELGLPTSPYLFADTLEELTVAARQIGFPCVVKPVMSSSGKGQSVLRGPDDVASAWETANTGGRVQGNRVIVEGFIEFDYEITLLTVRAIDPRTGLLTSHFCAPIGHRQINGDYVESWQPHEMSPDAHASATSIAARIATALGDGKLAGRGVFGVELFVQGDDVYFSEVSPRPHDTGLVTMATQRLSEFEMHARAILGLPVDVTLASPGASAVIYGQLDQPAIGFENVAAALAVPETDIRLFGKPESFHRRRMGVVTATADDVPAARERAVRAASLVAPVPGRAAVRKATVLPPAPPAPPRRPGPAPGHAGPPPGPVGPPPGVAGRPPGPAGPPPGRPVPPPGRPVPPPGPRPAPRPAGGPGGQRPIAPPGGPRPAGPPRPAAPGQSPVMTSLVKTGDPADEPAPGSPVAGE; encoded by the coding sequence ATGACGTCGAACAGCGAGAGCGCGACCAGCGCGGATCAGCCGGCGCCGACGATCGGCCCGCCGGATGTCATCGGCACGCCGCTGAGTCCGACGGCGACCAAGGTGATGGTGCTCGGTGCGGGCGAGCTCGGCAAAGAGGTCGTGATCGCGTTCCAGCGTCTCGGCGTCGAGGTCGTCGCCGTGGATCGTTACGCCAACGCTCCCGGCCAGCAGGTCGCGCATCACGCGGAGGTCATCGACATGACCGACCCGGAGGCGCTTCTCGCCGTCATCGACAAGCATCGGCCCGCCTATGTGGTGCCGGAGATCGAGGCCATCGCGACCGAAGCGCTCGTCGACGTCGCCGAGCGGGGCATCGCGGAGGTCATCCCGACCGCGAGTGCCGTCGTCGCCACGATGAACCGCGAAGGCATCCGACGGCTCGCCGACGAGGAACTCGGCCTCCCGACGTCGCCGTACCTCTTCGCCGACACCCTCGAGGAACTGACGGTCGCCGCCCGGCAGATCGGCTTCCCGTGCGTGGTGAAGCCGGTGATGTCCTCCTCCGGCAAGGGGCAGTCGGTCCTGCGCGGACCCGACGACGTCGCGTCGGCGTGGGAGACCGCGAACACCGGCGGCCGCGTCCAGGGCAACCGCGTCATCGTCGAGGGGTTCATCGAATTCGACTACGAGATCACGCTTCTCACGGTGCGCGCGATCGACCCGCGGACCGGGCTGCTGACCTCGCATTTCTGCGCGCCGATCGGTCACCGCCAGATCAACGGCGACTACGTCGAGAGCTGGCAGCCGCACGAGATGAGCCCGGATGCGCACGCCTCCGCGACGTCGATCGCGGCACGCATCGCCACCGCGCTCGGTGACGGAAAGCTCGCCGGCCGCGGTGTTTTCGGCGTCGAACTGTTCGTGCAGGGCGACGACGTCTACTTCTCCGAGGTGAGCCCGCGGCCACACGACACCGGCCTCGTCACCATGGCGACCCAGCGGTTGTCGGAGTTCGAGATGCACGCCCGCGCGATCCTCGGCCTGCCCGTCGACGTCACGCTGGCGTCGCCCGGTGCGTCCGCGGTGATCTACGGGCAGCTCGACCAGCCCGCCATCGGCTTCGAGAACGTCGCCGCGGCACTCGCGGTGCCCGAGACCGACATCCGCCTGTTCGGCAAGCCCGAGAGCTTCCATCGCCGGCGCATGGGTGTGGTCACCGCGACCGCCGACGACGTCCCCGCCGCTCGCGAGCGCGCCGTGCGTGCGGCTTCGCTGGTGGCGCCCGTGCCGGGTCGTGCAGCTGTCCGGAAGGCGACGGTTCTGCCGCCGGCCCCGCCCGCGCCGCCGCGCCGTCCCGGTCCTGCGCCGGGTCACGCCGGTCCGCCGCCCGGACCCGTCGGTCCTCCGCCGGGGGTCGCCGGACGCCCGCCCGGTCCTGCCGGACCCCCGCCCGGTCGTCCCGTGCCGCCGCCCGGCCGGCCAGTACCGCCGCCCGGCCCGCGCCCGGCACCCCGACCCGCCGGCGGTCCCGGAGGTCAGCGGCCGATCGCACCTCCCGGGGGACCCCGCCCCGCAGGGCCTCCCCGTCCGGCGGCCCCGGGGCAGTCCCCGGTCATGACGTCGCTGGTCAAGACTGGTGATCCCGCCGACGAGCCGGCCCCCGGGTCGCCCGTCGCCGGCGAGTGA
- a CDS encoding UBP-type zinc finger domain-containing protein: MQIFRRSPSRGDGSSGPASVADAASDSSARCPELAAVAGDSIPLPEPPAGEKLSCAGCVAIGEDHWAHLRMCLRCGYIGCCDSSPRRHATAHFHDTAHPVMRSAEPGESWRWCYVHEVIG; the protein is encoded by the coding sequence ATGCAGATCTTTCGCCGTTCCCCGTCCCGCGGCGACGGCTCGTCGGGTCCGGCATCCGTGGCCGACGCCGCGTCGGATTCGTCCGCGCGCTGCCCCGAGCTGGCCGCGGTCGCGGGCGACTCGATACCCCTGCCGGAACCCCCGGCGGGCGAGAAACTCTCCTGCGCAGGATGTGTCGCGATCGGGGAGGACCACTGGGCGCATCTGAGGATGTGTCTGCGATGCGGGTACATCGGTTGCTGCGACTCCAGTCCGCGCCGGCACGCGACCGCGCACTTCCACGACACCGCCCATCCGGTCATGCGGTCCGCAGAGCCCGGCGAGAGCTGGAGGTGGTGTTACGTGCACGAGGTCATCGGTTGA
- a CDS encoding Na+/H+ antiporter, translating to MSASLLVIAVVALAVAALCRRYGLSSPLILVTVGLAIGWIPGLPTPELNPELVLFLILPPLLYSAAQESSYQAIRARWRGIAALAVGLPLVTTFVVGFVAHLTVPNLPLSAALVLGAVVAPPDAVSAQAIGRRLGLPRPVMTLLGGESLLNDATALTAFRIALAAAIGLTASLGEGLLTFAVAAVGGLVVGLLFGMAVSWVRVWLTDPPMETAIGILVPFAAYFVAEQLHCSGVIGVVTAGLFLGQRSVRLGYATRLQDEAVRKSIDVILESFVFLLIGVQMPFIIAGVEGESWVQVAIDAAAVLTATIVIRFLWVYPAAYLPGVIFRGKLGPDPRPTPASVFVVSWAGMRGVVSLAAAFGIPLTTQSGEPFPARAEILLLTFVVVVGTLLIQGTTLPWVIRKLGVTGDERAQDRLAYAAAQDRASREAERRLEEIATGLADDDPRRMQVVLMRKWIASQRNVAWEELGRGPEAIGESPTAAGSRIRTELLHLQRKVFIEERDAGRIDDEVLRIALRRLDFAEGQGDRDA from the coding sequence ATGAGTGCATCGCTTCTGGTCATCGCGGTCGTCGCGCTGGCGGTCGCTGCGCTCTGCCGCCGCTACGGGCTGTCGTCGCCACTGATCCTGGTCACCGTCGGCCTGGCGATCGGCTGGATTCCCGGTCTGCCGACACCCGAGCTGAACCCCGAACTCGTACTCTTCCTCATCCTGCCGCCACTCTTGTACTCCGCTGCCCAGGAGAGCTCCTACCAGGCGATCCGGGCGCGCTGGCGAGGGATCGCGGCGCTCGCCGTCGGCCTGCCTCTGGTGACCACGTTCGTCGTCGGGTTCGTGGCCCATCTGACCGTCCCCAACCTCCCACTGTCCGCGGCACTCGTGCTCGGCGCCGTGGTCGCTCCTCCGGACGCGGTGTCGGCGCAGGCGATCGGCCGTCGCCTCGGACTCCCCCGGCCGGTCATGACCCTCCTCGGCGGCGAGAGCCTCCTGAACGACGCCACCGCACTCACCGCATTCCGCATCGCCCTCGCCGCCGCCATCGGCCTGACCGCCTCACTGGGCGAGGGGTTGTTGACCTTCGCCGTCGCCGCGGTCGGCGGACTCGTGGTCGGCCTCCTCTTCGGCATGGCGGTCTCGTGGGTTCGGGTCTGGTTGACCGACCCTCCGATGGAGACTGCGATCGGCATCCTGGTGCCGTTCGCCGCCTACTTCGTCGCAGAGCAGCTGCACTGCTCGGGCGTGATCGGCGTGGTCACCGCCGGGTTGTTCCTCGGTCAGCGTTCGGTCCGCCTCGGTTATGCCACCCGACTCCAGGACGAAGCGGTGCGCAAGTCCATCGACGTCATCCTCGAATCGTTCGTCTTCCTGCTCATCGGCGTCCAGATGCCGTTCATCATCGCGGGCGTCGAAGGTGAATCCTGGGTCCAGGTCGCCATCGACGCGGCCGCGGTGCTCACCGCCACCATCGTCATCCGGTTCCTCTGGGTCTACCCGGCGGCCTACTTGCCGGGTGTCATCTTCCGCGGAAAACTCGGCCCCGATCCGCGCCCGACCCCGGCCTCCGTCTTCGTCGTCTCCTGGGCGGGGATGCGCGGAGTGGTCTCGCTGGCCGCCGCCTTCGGCATCCCGTTGACGACCCAATCCGGCGAACCGTTCCCGGCGCGCGCCGAGATCCTGCTGCTCACGTTCGTGGTCGTGGTCGGCACCCTCCTGATCCAGGGCACGACGCTGCCCTGGGTGATCCGGAAGCTCGGCGTCACCGGCGACGAGCGCGCGCAGGATCGTCTGGCGTATGCCGCCGCCCAGGACCGGGCCTCGCGGGAGGCGGAGCGTCGACTCGAGGAGATCGCCACCGGCCTCGCCGACGACGACCCCCGCCGGATGCAGGTGGTCTTGATGCGCAAGTGGATCGCTTCGCAGCGCAATGTGGCATGGGAGGAACTCGGCCGTGGTCCCGAGGCGATCGGCGAGAGCCCCACCGCCGCGGGCTCCCGGATTCGGACCGAACTCCTGCACCTGCAACGCAAGGTCTTCATCGAGGAACGCGACGCCGGGCGCATCGACGACGAGGTCCTGCGAATCGCGCTCCGCCGACTGGACTTCGCCGAGGGACAGGGCGACCGCGACGCCTGA